A part of Falco cherrug isolate bFalChe1 chromosome 16, bFalChe1.pri, whole genome shotgun sequence genomic DNA contains:
- the LOC129737504 gene encoding LOW QUALITY PROTEIN: ankyrin repeat domain-containing protein 26-like (The sequence of the model RefSeq protein was modified relative to this genomic sequence to represent the inferred CDS: inserted 4 bases in 4 codons; deleted 2 bases in 2 codons), protein MLRLELTQVRLRHQEEQGKYLKENETLKEKNEALRKELKLNKEALRQMFFQFNAELDLLKTESAVLTSKLEQTNKSKDRLETEIESFRSSLNTAVQELELHLSSKSNAERRFPRERDECLCLQVELHRDLSDVQETNKSLSLQLCKAKSKANRLENELHQLKQMLREKALLLEMTKKDXSQGQCRAKECDHARQLEKDPVSKLVIKQESLQERLAQLQSENLLLHQQWEEMQNKRIMKEKIVDYGQDRFNDIFNKLRADTEKQVYLIEERNKDLDAKCTDLREQVFKYETDVVERQGMFGQLQQELADAPKKQSMPEASLEVTTRYHSDLEEDTLCLQKDLEKKLKTKTQKQNTLALTSKDLHSTWEEHLKSRSHLEERVAQLDEEKAELLQQESERKEVKKLVELKRPVELRLAQEKKINLXLQKDCKRLKRLLSRATKKLRVYEERGGLSRLNLQGEVKNRYSEMVNEVGRLRTKVDELSQQLEIESKKXMQLEAQNHXLREELSTMRGKHKKLDKSKSQLKEEVANLKHHMETNMVDRSQIELYKREVEERAAREIRQKLQELNLILQAASQDRLEQIRASRHALLTNQLEQRIGDLERELDRIKNTQRDSIFQKESVQAEVEKYKDLYLEEVKNGRCLGNKLEGANERLAEANAKLLQECHRSKPLIASSAVSGPVLYSTELGHISNNPTLNRSLNLGGSFLTPTVNTLPSRNRVEAYVAKVRQELDEKITKELKQATAEFEAESAGASPMVSSDGSSKSIHVDQDPLGRAVQEYRDILTKNYLI, encoded by the exons ATGCTAAGGCTAGAACTCACTCAAGTAAGACTTAGGCACCAGgaggaacaaggaaaatatttaaaggaaaatgagaccttgaaagaaaaaaatgaagctctcAGAAAGGAACTTAAACTGAACAAGGAAGCattaagacaaatgttttttcagttcaacGCGGAGCTGGACTTACTAAAGACAgaatctgcagtgctgacttCCAAACTTgagcagacaaacaaaagcaaggaCAGACTAGAGACAGAAATTGAATCATTTCGTTCCTCCCTGAACACTGCAGTTCAAGAACTTGAACTTCATTTGTCAtcaaaaagcaatgctgaacGAAGATTTCCCAGAGAACGTGATGAATGCCTTTGCTTGCAAGTCGAGCTCCATCGTGACCTCTCTGACGTGCAAGAAACCAACAAGagcttgtctctgcagctgtgtaaagctaaaagcaaagctaataGGCTAGAAAATGAGCTTCACCAGTTGAAGCAAATgctcagagaaaaagctttgcttttagaaatgacaaaaaagg TAAGTCAAGGCCAGTGTCGGGCAAAGGAATGTGATCATGCTCGACAACTTGAGAAAGATCCAGTAAGCAAACTTGTAATAAAACAGGAGTCCTTGCAGGAGCGATTGGCCCAGCTCCAGAGTGAAAACCTT TTACTCCATCAGCaatgggaagagatgcagaacaagaggatcatgaaagaaaaaatagtggaTTATGGGCAGGACCGgtttaatgacattttcaacaaacttagagctgatacagaaaagcaagtttatctAATAGAAGAGCGAAACAAGGATTTAGATGCCAAGTGTACTGATTTAAGGGAACAAGTCTTTAAATATGAGACTGACGTAGTAGAAAGACAG GGCATGTTTggacaactgcagcaggagcttgctGATGCACCTAAAAAGCAATCTATGCCAGAAGCTTCGCTTGAAGTTACTACACGCTACCACAGTGACCTGGAGGAAGACACGCTGTGCTTGCAAaaggatttggaaaaaaagttgaaaactaAG ACGCAGAAGCAGAACACGCTGGCTCTGACATCCAAGGACTTGCACAGCACGTGGGAGGAGCACTTGAAGTCAAGATCCCACCTTGAAGAGCGCGTTGCTCAGCTGGACGAGGAGAAGGCTGAACTGTTGCAACAG gagagtgaaagaaaggaagtgaagaAGCTGGTAGAGTTGAAACGCCCAGTTGAACTACGTCTGGCccaagaaaagaagataaacc CgctgcagaaagactgtaagAG gttgaagaggctgctgagcagagctacGAAGAAACTAAGGGTGTATGAGGAGAGAGGGGGACTGTCTCGGCTTAATTTGCAGGGAGAAGTGAAGAACAGGTATTCTGAAATGGTCAATGAAGTTGGCAGATTAAGAACAAAG GTTGATGaactttcccagcagctggagatagAGTCTAAAA GCATGCAGCTAGAAGCACAAAATC GTTTGCGAGAGGAGTTGTCCACCATGCGTGGGAAACATAAAAAACTGGATAAGAGCAAAAGCCAGCTGAAAGAAGAGGTGGCTAATCTCAAACACCATATGGAAACT AACATGGTGGATCGCAGCCAAATAGAACTATACAAAAGAGAGGTGGAAGAACGAGCTGCACGAGAAATAAGACAAAAACTTCAAGAACTCAATCTGATTTTGCAG GCAGCCTCCCAGGACAGATTAGAACAAATCAGAGCCAGTCGTCATGCTTTGCTGACAAACCAGCTAGAACAGAGAATTGGAGACCTCGAACGTGAATTGGACAGGATAAAAAATACCCAACgagacagtatttttcaaaaagaatctGTACAGGCAGAAGTGGAAAAGTACAAAGACCTGTATCTGGAGGAAGTTAAAAATGGAAGATGCCTAGGAAATAAACTGGAAGG AGCTAATGAGAGACTAGCAGAAGCCAACGCTAAGCTCCTTCAGGAGTGCCATAGAAGCAAACCTTTAATTGCAAGCAGCGCTGTCAGTGGTCCAGTTCTGTATTCAACTGAACTGGGACATATTAGCAACAATCCGACACTGAATAGAAGTCTAAATCTAGGAGGAAGCTTCCTAACCCCGACCGTGAATACGTTACCATCAAGAAACAGAGTTGAAGCCTATGTGGCTAAG GTGCGGCAGGAACTAGATGAAAAAATCACTAAAGAACTTAAACAAG CCACTGCTGAATTTGAAGCTGAATCTGCTGGAGCTTCTCCCATGGTATCTTCTGATGGATCTTCAAAAAGTATCCACGTTGACCAGGATCCCCTTGGCAGGGCAGTACAGGAGTACCGTGATATTTTAACCAAAAATTACCTGATTTGA